Sequence from the Kribbella aluminosa genome:
GAGCGCGGCGCACCCCTGGTCGGCGAACACACCCGCGAGATCCTGACCGAGGCCGGCCTCACTCCAGACGAGATCACGGAGCTGCTGGACGACGGGACAGTCGCCGAAACCCGCCTGGAGGACGCCGGCAGGCGCTCGCCCGCCCCTGACACCCGCTCGGCGGGCGTGGCCCCCGATATCGGGGTGCGGTGATGGGGTCTTACCGCGGGTTGACCTGGGATCATCCGCGGGGGCGGGACGCGCTGGTGCAAGCGTCTGTGCAGCGCGGGATCGATCTGGTCTGGGACGTGCATCCGTTGAGCGGGTTCGAGTCCACGCCGATCAGCGAGCTGGCCGAGCGGTACGACGTGATCGTGCTCGACCACCCGCATCTCGGCGACGCGACGGAGTACCTGCAACCGGTCGACGACCTGCTGGACGGCGAATTCGTCGGGCCGAGTGTCGCGTCGTACCAACTGGACGGCCACCTCTGGGCGCTCCCGCTGGACGCCGCCACCCAGGTCGCCGCGACCCGCACCGACCTCGCCGGCCCGCCGCCGCGGCTCTGGCCGGAGGTGATCGCCCTGTCGCACCGGGCACCGGTAGCCCTGTGCGTCGCCGGTCCGCACGCGCTGCTCACCTACATGTCGATCTCGGTAGCGCTGGGGGAGGAGCCCACCTTCACCCCCACCGCCACCGCCCAACGCGCGCTCGAACTGATGACCGACCTGGCAACCCGCGCGCCCAAGGACACCCAGACCCTCGACCCGATCGGCCTGCTGGACGCGATGGTCTCCGACGACACCGTCGCGCACTGCCCGCTGGTCTACGGCTACGTGAACTACTCGTCCACCACACTAACGCGCCGCGTCACCTTCACCGACGCGCCATCGGAGTACCCAGGATCGAGGCCGGGTTCGACGATCGGCGGCACCGGCCTGGCGATCACGCGCCGTTGCCCGGCCACCCCCGAGCTCCTCGACCACCTCCGCTGGTTGCTGTCGGCAACAGCACAGGAGACGTTCGTACCGGCGTACTCCGGCCAGCCCGCCCGACTCAGCGCCTGGACCTCGGACACGGTCAACGCACCCGTCGCCGGCTTCTACCGATCGACGCTGAGCACCATCACGTCAGCCTGGGTACGACCCCGCAACCCCGGCTACATCGAGTTCCAGACCGCGGCCGGCGAGTTGATCCGGGACATCGTGTACGGCGACGTCACGACCACCGCGGGCCTCGACCAGCTCGCGACCCTGTGGAAAGGCATCGGCAATGAGTGAAGAGGTGCAGTTCGAGCAGCACGGCCAGGTCGCCGTCATCACCCTCGACCGGCCCGCGAAACTGAACGCGGTGACCGCAGGCATGTCCGACGCGCTGGTCGGACTGGCCCGGCACTGCAACGATTCCGACGACGTACGCGCCGTCATCCTGACCGGCACCGGGCGCGCCTTCAGCGCCGGCTCCGACATCGCGGAGCTCGACAAGTACCCGACCCCGTGGGCGTTCCGGAACCGCGCGGACTACTGCGACGCGCTCAAGGTCCTCCGGAAACCGATAGTTGCCGCAGTCAACGGGTTCGCCCTCGGCGGCGGACTCGAAACGGCGCTGATCTGCGACATCCGCCTGGCATCGAGTACGGCGGTGTTCGCGGCGGCCGAGGTGAAGCTCGGATGGATCGGCGGCGGCGGGATGTCCGCGCTGCTGACCCACACCGTCGGTCCGGGAAACGCCGCGCTGATGCTGATGACCGGCGACCCCGTCGACGCACAGCGCGCGCTGACCTGGGGGCTGGTCAGCGAGGTCCTCGAGCCGGACGCCCTGCTGCCCCGGGCGCTGGAACTCGCCACCACGATCGCCTCCCGCGCCCCGATCGCCGTCGAGACCGCGAAGGCCAACGTGTCGGCCGCCCTGAACATGCCGCTGGAACAGGCGGTCGCCTACGAACGCGACGTACAGACGATCTGCTTCGCAACCAGCGACGCCGCGGAGGGCCGCGCAGCCTTCGCCGAGAAACGCGCCCCCCGCTTCACCCGGACCTAGCACCGCCCCATTGCGCGAGGCGCGCGACCTGTGCGCCACGCGGGATGGAGCCCCGGGGCGCCGGTGGCAGCCGCACCCCACCGCGCTGAGCATGCGGATCTGGTCCACAAGGGCGACCCACACCGTGCCGTCCGTGTGCAGGGCCGACAGGTAGAGCACCGGCGGGACACCGTACGCGCGATCCCGATCACGCTCAGGTGCACTACCCGACCGGTCGACACCTCCTGTTGAGAATGCACACCACCTGGCAACAACCACCCGCACAGGCAACATAAGTTCCGGTTGACCCGTAAGTTGGTGGGTTGTCCCGCCGTGCAAGGGGTCAACCCACCAACTCACGGGTCAACCCCGCGCTGTTTAGGGCGGAGGTGGCAGCACCATGAGCTCCTCCTCTCGGAGCAGCGCCAGTTCCCTACGCCGGACGTTCGAGTCAGGTGCATCGCCGGCCCCCGCCGCACCTCGCCGTGGAGCTGATCGGAACCCCACCTTGGGCACCCATCAACCACCTTCCGTGGCGAAATCTGGTTGCCCCATGCCCAAAGCGCCAGCAGCACCGTGGACTCGCCCGGGCGGGGGGCGTGGGTGCCCAAGTTCGGCTCGGCGAGTGGCAGGGGCGTGTCGTCGGCAATCGTTTGCGGACGGCGAGGTGGCGACATTCGGCGTGGATCCGCCGGGTACGGGCGGCCTGTGGTCCGGTCGATGCGAGGTTGGGGCGGCGCTAGGGTTTTAGGGTTCGGCGGATCCAGTTCTCGATGCCGGCGACGTGGGTGAGCGACAGGGCGGCGGCGACGCTCGGCTGGCGCTCGCCGATCGACAGGGCGATCGCTCGGTGCTCGCGCTGGGTCTGCCCGAACGCGTCCTCCTGAGTGACAGCTCGCCACGCCCGCGCCTGGTGCGTCCGACCGGCGACGCTGTCGATCAACGAGCAGAGCACCGGGTTGCTGGCGGCCGCCGCGATGCGGTGGTGGAACTCGAGGTCGTTCGCGACCAGCTCGCCGATCGGGCTGTCCGGGTCGACGGCCTCGGTCAGCGCCAGCAGTCCGGCCGCGTCGTCGTCGTTCATCAGCCGGGCCGCTTTCTCGGCCGCCATCGGTTCGAGTGCCCGGCGTACCTCGAACAGGTCGAGGATGCTGGAGTCCTGGTGGAAGTCGATGATGAAGCTCATCGTCTCCAGCAGCAGGTCGGGCGTCAGGCTGGTGACGTAGGTGCCGTCCCCGCGCCGTACGTCGAGGATCCGCAGCATCGACAGCACGCTGACCGCCTCGCGCAGCGGGCTCCGGGAGATGCCGAGCTGCTCCGCGAGGTCGGCCTCGCGGGGCAGCTTGTCACCCGGCTGCAGCCGGCCGTCGAGGATCATCGCCTTGATCTTCTCGATCGCGACGTCGGTCAGCGCCATGTACTGCCTTTCGGTCTTCCTGCGGCCCCAGTCGTTCGGCCCAGTCGTTCGGCCCCAGTCGTTCAGCCCGGTCTTCCGGCCCGGTCTTCCGGCGTCAGTCTTTTGGACGCAGCCGCAGCGTAGCCATCCCGCCGTCGACGGCCAGCGCCGTACCCGCGGTCGAGCCGGAGGACGGCCCTGCCAGGTAGACGATCGCGAGCGCGACCTCCTCGGCCGCGACCAGTCGGCCGTGCGGCTGGCGAGCGTCGAGCGCGGCGCGCTCGGCCACCGGATCCGGTGCAGCGTCGAGGAGGCGCTGGACCCAGGGTGTCGCCGCCGTACCGGGGTTCACGCAGTTGACCCGGATCCCTTCGCGGAGGTGGTCCGCGGCCATCGCCATGGTGAGCGACTGCACCGCGCCCTTCGTGGTCGAGTACAGCGCGCGCTGCGGAATACCTGTGGTCGCGGCGACCGAGGCGACGTTGACGATTGCGGCGGCAGGCGACTTCCGCAGGTACGGCAGGGCGGCGCGGCTGACCCGGACGGCGCCCATCACGTTGACGTCGAACACCTTGTGCCACTGGTCGTCTGGGTTGTCCTCGACCGTGCCCTGGGCGCCGATGCCGGCGTTGTTGACCAGTACGTCGATCCGGCCGAACGCCTCCACGACCTGCTGCACCGCCGTACGCACGCTCTCGTCGTCGGTGACGTCCGCCTGGATCCCGAGTACGCCGTCGGGGGCGCCGGACGGGTCGAGGTCGAACGCCGCCACGCGCGCGCCGCGGGCCGTCAGCTCGCGGGCCGTCGCCGCGCCGATCCCGGAGCCGCCGCCGGTGACGATCGCGACCAGGTCGTCGTACTCCGCGCCGCTCATCTGCGGGCCTCGTACGCGACGTACTCCTGGCGCTGCCGGCCGAGACCGTCGATCTCGACCTCGACGACATCACCCGGCTGCAGGTACGGGAACCGGCCGGAGAGTGCGACGCCTTCCGGCGTACCGGTCATGATCAGGTCGCCAGGGTCGAGCACCATGTACTGGCTCAGGTGGTGGATCACGGTCGCCACGTCGAAGATCTGGTCGGCCGTGCTGGAGTCCTGCCGCGGCTCACCGTTGACGAAGCTGCGCAGCGTGAGCTTCTGGTGCTCGACCTCGTCGGGCGTGACCAGCCACGGACCGACCGGGCTGAAGCCGGCGGCGATCTTGCCCTTGCTCCACTGACCGCCGGACTGCTCGATCTGGAACGCCCGCTCGGACAGGTCGTTCGCCACCACGAACCCGGCCACGTGGTCGAGGCTGTCCGCGGGAGAGTCGAGGTACGACGCGCGCTTGCCGATCACGACGCCGAGCTCGACCTCCCAGTCGGTCTTGGTGCTGCCGCGCGGGATCGTCACCGGGTCGTTCGGGCCGGCCAGCGTGTTCGGGGCCTTGAAGAAGATCACCGGCGACGACGGCGGCTCGGCGCCGGACTCGGCGGCGTGCGCGGCGTAGTTCATACCGATGCAGACGATCGCACCCGGCCGGCTGATCGGGGCGCCGATCCGGAGGCCGTCCGCGTTCTCGACCGGCGGCAGTTCACCGGCGGCCAGCGCGGCCGCGACCCGGGCCGGTCCGCCGGACTCCCAGAACCGGGCGTCGAGGTCCGCGGTGATGCCGGTGAGGTCCCGTACTCCGTCGCCGGTGACGACGACCGGCACCTCCGCGCCGACCGGACCTAAGCGGGCGAACTTCATCTACTCCTCCAGAGATCTTATCTTTAGCCGCGTCGCTGGCGGTTAAGGTGGCTTTTGCTCACCTTGACACCTGAAACATGTGATGTCTAGCGTCGTGCTCACAGTTCAGACACCGGGAGCAGATGTGATCGACGTACCGCGGTTCGGGCTCGGGTGCGCGCCGCTCGGCAACCTGTTCGAGGAGTTCTCCGACGAGCAGGCCGACGCGATCCTGACCGCGGCCTGGGCGTCCGGCGTCCGGTACTTCGACACCGCGCCGCACTACGGCCTCGGCCTGTCCGAGCAGCGCCTCGGCCGCTTCCTCGCCACCAAGCCCCGCGACGAGTACGTCGTCTCCACGAAGGTCGGCCGGCTGCTCCGCGACAACCCGTCCTGGGACGGTACGGCGATGGACGCGACCGGCTTCGTCGTACCGGCAAGGCTCCGACGGGAACTCGACTACTCCGCGGCCGGCGTCCGGGCCTCCGTCGAGGACTCACTCACCCGACTCGGCCTGGACCGGATCGACATCCTCTTCGTCCACGACCCCGAACTGTCCGGAGACCCGCGCGCAACGGAGTCCGCCCTGACTGCACTGGCCGACCTCCGCACCGAGGGCCTCGTGGACGCGATCGGCACCGGCTCCCTCGGCATCGACGCCCTACTGACGACGGCCCGCTCCGGCCTCGCCGACGTACTGATGGTCGCCAACCGCTACACGCTCCTGGACCAGAGCGTCGCCCCCGACCTCCTGTCGGCCTGCGACGACCACAACGTCCGGATCATCGCCGCGGCCGTCTTCAACAGCGGTCTCCTGGCGACCACCCCACACCGAAACGCCAAGTACGACTACTCCGCCGTACCCGACGAAGTCCTCACCCGAGCCCTCACCCTCAACACCATCTGCACCAGCCACGGCGTCCCCCTCCCCGTCGCCGCCCTCCGCTACCCCCTACAAGACCCCCGAGTCCTCGCGGTAGTAGCCGGCGCCACCACCCCCACCCAAATCCACCAGAACCTCGCCCACCTCACCACCCCAATCCCCCCAGCCCTCTGGCAGGACCTGGCCAACCACGGCCTGATCCCTGAGCTGAGACGCGTCCCCGGGTAAGCGCTCCAACGGGTCGTGAGACAGGTTGTGGTGGGTTGGGACCTGGTATTACCTGTCTTCTGTCACCAGTGCCTGTCCCCGGCCCCACCGTCGCTCCGCAGTGAGACGACCGTGACGTGTCGATCCGGCTGCCGTGCCGCACGGAGCGAGGTTGCTCGTCCCGGGTCACGCCGAGCCGGTTCACCTTTGAGATTGCCCGTTCACGCCCTGCATACGGTTGGTGAAGGGGCACGGTGATGGCTGAACCTCTCAAATGGCCTCCGCTGTCAGGGGTCGAGCAGTCGTTTGGCGCGAGCGATCGATGGGGTGGACGCGGTGAGGTTCGCCCCGCGTCGGGCGGCGGGCTGCACCAGCAGGATGGCGATGCCGCTGCCGGCGCTGCGGACCCGCTCGACGGCGCGAAGTTCGCCATCGGCCTCGAGTTGACCGTCCGCGCTCGCGCCCGCGTGCAGCCAGCGTCATCCCGCGCACGTGTACCTGCGCGAGGCGGCCACTGCGATCATGCCGGGCGAGAGTCCGGAGCGCGACGAGGTCTACTGCGGGTGGCCAGCCGCCCCGAGGTCACCTAGCAGCACGGCTACTTCCACGCCGGCGCCACCAGCTCGATCCGCCTCGCCACGCCGTACGTCACTGCCTCGGCACGCCGTAGGTCACTGCGTCGGCACGCCGTAGGTCACTGCGTCGGCACGCCGTAGGTCACTGCGTCGGCACGCCGTAGGTCACTGCGTCGGCACGCCGTAGGTCACTGCGTCGGCACGCCGTAGGTCACTGCGTCGGCACGCCGTAGGTCACTGCGTCGGCACGCCGTGGGTCACTGCGTCGGTGCAGAAGGAAAGCTGCGGGGGCCGGCGGCGCGGCGGAGGCGGTTGGATATGGCTAGGCCTAGGCCTTGTTCTGGTGGGAGGGTGGCGAGGATCAGGTCGCAGCCTTGTTGGTCGAGGGTGCGGAGGTAGGAGAAGAGGCCTCGGGCGTAGTCGGCGAGGGAGTCGGGGAGGGGTACGACTGCGTGGGCCTCGATAGGAGTGCCGGCCAGGGGCGGTGGGAGGAGGACGCCGACCTTTTCGCCGGTATGGCGGGCGGCTTCGGCGACGAGGTCTTCCGGTTCGACCAGTACGACGCGTGCTCGGGGCGCGTAGTGCGACGGGTGCTGGCCAGGCACCCGGACCGGGCTCGTCGACGGTACGGCGAGGGGGTGTCCGAGGGCAGCTTCGAGGTCCTCGCGGGTGACGCCGCCGGGGCGGAGGACGGTCGGGGTCGCGCCGGTCACGTCGACGATGGTGGACTCGACGCCGACACCGCACGGGCCGCCGTCCAGGATGAAGTCGACGTCGTCGCCGAGCTCCGCGCGGACGTGCTCCGCTGTGGTCGGGCTGACCGAGCCGAAGCGGTTGGCGGACGGTGCCGCGACGGCGCCGCCGAACGCGGTCAGCAGCTCCAGCGCGACAGGATGGTCGGGCACCCGGATGGCGACCGTCTCCAGCCCGCCGGTGGTCTCGAGCGGCACCCGGCGGCCGCGCCGCAGGACCAGCGTCAGCGGACCGGGCCAGAACCTCTCGGCCAGCAGGCGGGCGGTGTCCGGTACGTCGTGGGCCCAGTCGTCGAGCTGCTCGGCGCTGCCGATGTGGACGATCAGCGGATGCGACGGCGGCCGGCCCTTGGTCTTGAAGATCCGGCCGACGGCCTCCGGGTCCTCGGCGTCGGCGGCGAGGCCGTAGACGGTCTCGGTCGGGATCGCCACCAGGCCCCCGGCACGCAGTACCTCGACGGCCTTCTCGATCTCCTGGGTTCCTGCCGGCACGCCCACCATCGTCTCACGGGCGGCGGACTGTTCTGAAAGGGTGGGGGCATGACTGATCGCCCTGTGCTCGTGCCGCCCGCCGGTTTGCGTGGCGAGAACCTCGAGGTCTGCTACGCCGCGGCGCTGCACAATCTGCTCGACGTCAACACGATCTCCGACGGAAGTACGGCGTACCTGCGCGCCGGCGGCGGGTACTCCGATCCGTGGACCCGCGACGCCGCCATCAACTCTTGGCACGCGGCGAGCCTGCTGTCGCCCGAGGTCGCCAAGCACACGCTGCTGAAGGTCTGCACCGACGGACTGGTTGCCCAGGACAACCAGTGGTGGGACCAGATCATCTGGGGCATCGGCGCCCGGCACCATCTGCTGGTGACCGGCGACACGGCCTTCGCCGCGGACGCGTTCCGGATCGCGGCCGCCTCGCTCGACATCCTCCGCCGGGACCGCTTCGACGCGTCGACCGGCCTGTACCGCGGCCCGTCGCTGATGCAGGACGGCATCGCCGGCTTTCCGGAACCGCCGTACCAGCCAGGCAATCCGTCGTCCTTCGTCCTCGACCACCCAGGCGCCGCGGAGCTCCGCTGCCTGTCGACGAACGCCGTGTACGTCGGCGCGCTCGGCGGTCTCGAACAGCTCGCGGCCGAGGCCGGCGCGGACCCGGCGCCGTACGCCGCGCAGCGGGCCGAACTCGTTGCCGCCGTCAACGAGCAGCTCTGGTCGGACGAGACCGGGCAGTACGGCTACTTCCTCGGACCGGACGGGCTGGACCTGCACCAGGAGACCGCCGGGCTCGCGCTGGCCGTCGAGTTCGGCATCGCCGGGCCGGAGCGTGCGGCCGGGCTCGTCGCGGACATCCACCACGAGCCGTTCGGCGTGGTGAACGTCTGGCCGCACTTCCCGCGTTTCGACGCCGACCACCCGGGTCGTCACAACGCGATCTGCTGGCCGATGGTCATGGGCCTGTGGGGGTACGCCGCAGCCAAGGCCGGGCAGGCGGCGGAGTTCGGCCGGACGGTCGACGACCTGGTCAGGTTGTTCCGCTCGAGCGGTGACGAGTTGTTCGAGCTCTACAACGCGACCACCGGCGAGGTAGACGGCGGCTGGCAGGTGGGCCGGCGGTGGGAGTCGCTGCCGCACCAGACGTGGTCCGCCACCGCACTGCTACGGCTGGTCCACGAGGGTCTGTTCGGGCTCGAGTTCGGCACCGACGGCATCACCGTGCGCCCCACGGTGCCCACGGCGTACGCCGGTGAGTGGTCGCTGCGGTCGCTCCGGTACCGGGCAGCGACGCTCGACCTCACCGTACGCGGCGAAGGCACCGAGGTCCGCTCCGTCCACCTCAACGGCCGGCCGCAGGACGCGCCACACGTACCGGCCACGCTCACCGGCCACCATCACCTCGAAGTCGTCGTCAGCTGATCACCGTGATCTCGGGCGGCGCGGTCACCTCGGTCGGGCCGCCCGACACCGCACGGACCTCCAGCGGGCCGTACGGCGTCGGCACCGAGGCCTGCGCCCAGTCGAGACCGCCGAGTTGCGGCGCGACCCTGACCGTCGTCATCCCGGGCGCCGTCGGCCGGACGCCGAGCAGCGTCGCGACGTAGTGGTACAGCGGGTGCGCGCCCCAGGCGTGGCAGTCGCTGCGGGTCGGCTCAGGGTGCTCGATCACGGTGCGCAGGCCCCGGTCCAGCAGCCCGTACCAGAGGCCGAGCCGTTCGAGCAGGACGTCGGTCCGCCCGATCCTGTGGAGCGCCTCGAACAGGTAGTGGTCGAAGTACACGGTGGTCCGCGACAGCGATTCGTGCAGCATCGTCCGGACGGCCGTCTCGCCGTACTTCGCTCCCGCGAGCAACGCCAGCGATTGCGCATGCTCGCTGAAGGCGGTGTGCTCCAGGTCGTCGGCGTACAACCCGCGGTCGGCGTCGTAGAAGGCTTCGTCCGCCGCATCGAGCAGCTGGTCGGCCAGCTGTGCGTATTCGGCGCCTGACTTGCCCGTCCAGGTTTCCAGGTCGGCCGCCTGCCGCGCGACCAGGGCCAGTTGCAGCTGCAGCACGGCCGACACACCGTGCCCCGGGCCGGGCCAGTCGGCGTGTACTTCGCCGTCCTGGACGATCCCGGGCGGGCAGCCGGCGTCCCAGCCCGGCACCCAGTCGGTGAAGTTCCAGCCGTGCAGGGCCCGGAAGATCCCACGGTCGTCGACGGTACGGCGGTGTGCGTCGAGGGCGGCGCGGACACCCGGCATCAGCTCGGCGACGAAGGCGAGATCGCCGCGCCACAACGCGAAGTCGTGCACCATCGCCACCCACCACAACGTGAACGGCGGGATGGGAGACGACTGCCGGGACGGCGTCCGCGACAGCACCAGCCCGTCGTCCTGCTGGCTCCTGGCGAAAGCGCGAAGTGCCTGCCGGGCGAGGGCGTCGTCGCCGGTGGCGGCATACGCGATCAGGCATTGGAGCCGGGTGTCGCCGGTGTACTGGAGCTGCTCGTAGTACGGGCAGTCCATGGTCGTCTCGTGGCTGCACGCCTGCAGCGTCCGGAACGCGAGCGCGCCGACCTGCGCGAGCCGCGGGTCGCTGGCGGTGAAGCCGAGCCGGTCTTCGTACGGGTAGTGGGTCTCGCGGAAGCGCAGCCCGGTGATCGTCAGCGGTTCGGCGGCCGTGGTGACGAGGACCTCGACGTACCGGCCGGACTGCCACCACAGGGTGCTGTGTTGCTCGCGTCCCCCGCCGGCGATGAAGAGGTCGCCGATACCGTCTTCCTCGAGACCCGGCCGGCCGAAAAGCTTGCCTTCGACAACGTCGCGATGTCCCTTGCCTGCTTGGGGTTCCGTCTCGTACAGGGACTCCTGCCAGTGCACCCGTACTTCGGCGTCGCGTCCGCCGTCGAGGTCGAGGACCGGGTACGCGCAGACGTACTGGTCGAGGTCGATCAGCACCCGACGGCAGGTCCCGGGCGGCAGGACCAGCGCCGTACCGTCGAGCAACCGTTGCCAGTCGCCCCCTTCACCGTCCAGGTGGTCCGCCGGATCCACGACCCGATCACGTGTCGGCTCACCGGCCGGATGCTGCGCGATGTGACGGACGCGTGCGCCGTCGGCCCACCGCTGCGCGGGCGCGGGCAGGCGTGCCGGCACCAGCCGGCGTACGCCACCGCTCGGCAGCGCAGCGTCCCAGCCGCCACGTCCCGGATCGCCGTCACGTTCTGGATCGCTGCGGCGTCCTGGATCGCCGG
This genomic interval carries:
- a CDS encoding ABC transporter substrate-binding protein, whose translation is MGSYRGLTWDHPRGRDALVQASVQRGIDLVWDVHPLSGFESTPISELAERYDVIVLDHPHLGDATEYLQPVDDLLDGEFVGPSVASYQLDGHLWALPLDAATQVAATRTDLAGPPPRLWPEVIALSHRAPVALCVAGPHALLTYMSISVALGEEPTFTPTATAQRALELMTDLATRAPKDTQTLDPIGLLDAMVSDDTVAHCPLVYGYVNYSSTTLTRRVTFTDAPSEYPGSRPGSTIGGTGLAITRRCPATPELLDHLRWLLSATAQETFVPAYSGQPARLSAWTSDTVNAPVAGFYRSTLSTITSAWVRPRNPGYIEFQTAAGELIRDIVYGDVTTTAGLDQLATLWKGIGNE
- a CDS encoding enoyl-CoA hydratase/isomerase family protein; amino-acid sequence: MSEEVQFEQHGQVAVITLDRPAKLNAVTAGMSDALVGLARHCNDSDDVRAVILTGTGRAFSAGSDIAELDKYPTPWAFRNRADYCDALKVLRKPIVAAVNGFALGGGLETALICDIRLASSTAVFAAAEVKLGWIGGGGMSALLTHTVGPGNAALMLMTGDPVDAQRALTWGLVSEVLEPDALLPRALELATTIASRAPIAVETAKANVSAALNMPLEQAVAYERDVQTICFATSDAAEGRAAFAEKRAPRFTRT
- a CDS encoding FadR/GntR family transcriptional regulator — its product is MALTDVAIEKIKAMILDGRLQPGDKLPREADLAEQLGISRSPLREAVSVLSMLRILDVRRGDGTYVTSLTPDLLLETMSFIIDFHQDSSILDLFEVRRALEPMAAEKAARLMNDDDAAGLLALTEAVDPDSPIGELVANDLEFHHRIAAAASNPVLCSLIDSVAGRTHQARAWRAVTQEDAFGQTQREHRAIALSIGERQPSVAAALSLTHVAGIENWIRRTLKP
- a CDS encoding SDR family NAD(P)-dependent oxidoreductase; the protein is MSGAEYDDLVAIVTGGGSGIGAATARELTARGARVAAFDLDPSGAPDGVLGIQADVTDDESVRTAVQQVVEAFGRIDVLVNNAGIGAQGTVEDNPDDQWHKVFDVNVMGAVRVSRAALPYLRKSPAAAIVNVASVAATTGIPQRALYSTTKGAVQSLTMAMAADHLREGIRVNCVNPGTAATPWVQRLLDAAPDPVAERAALDARQPHGRLVAAEEVALAIVYLAGPSSGSTAGTALAVDGGMATLRLRPKD
- a CDS encoding fumarylacetoacetate hydrolase family protein: MKFARLGPVGAEVPVVVTGDGVRDLTGITADLDARFWESGGPARVAAALAAGELPPVENADGLRIGAPISRPGAIVCIGMNYAAHAAESGAEPPSSPVIFFKAPNTLAGPNDPVTIPRGSTKTDWEVELGVVIGKRASYLDSPADSLDHVAGFVVANDLSERAFQIEQSGGQWSKGKIAAGFSPVGPWLVTPDEVEHQKLTLRSFVNGEPRQDSSTADQIFDVATVIHHLSQYMVLDPGDLIMTGTPEGVALSGRFPYLQPGDVVEVEIDGLGRQRQEYVAYEARR
- a CDS encoding aldo/keto reductase, translated to MIDVPRFGLGCAPLGNLFEEFSDEQADAILTAAWASGVRYFDTAPHYGLGLSEQRLGRFLATKPRDEYVVSTKVGRLLRDNPSWDGTAMDATGFVVPARLRRELDYSAAGVRASVEDSLTRLGLDRIDILFVHDPELSGDPRATESALTALADLRTEGLVDAIGTGSLGIDALLTTARSGLADVLMVANRYTLLDQSVAPDLLSACDDHNVRIIAAAVFNSGLLATTPHRNAKYDYSAVPDEVLTRALTLNTICTSHGVPLPVAALRYPLQDPRVLAVVAGATTPTQIHQNLAHLTTPIPPALWQDLANHGLIPELRRVPG
- a CDS encoding L-threonylcarbamoyladenylate synthase encodes the protein MPAGTQEIEKAVEVLRAGGLVAIPTETVYGLAADAEDPEAVGRIFKTKGRPPSHPLIVHIGSAEQLDDWAHDVPDTARLLAERFWPGPLTLVLRRGRRVPLETTGGLETVAIRVPDHPVALELLTAFGGAVAAPSANRFGSVSPTTAEHVRAELGDDVDFILDGGPCGVGVESTIVDVTGATPTVLRPGGVTREDLEAALGHPLAVPSTSPVRVPGQHPSHYAPRARVVLVEPEDLVAEAARHTGEKVGVLLPPPLAGTPIEAHAVVPLPDSLADYARGLFSYLRTLDQQGCDLILATLPPEQGLGLAISNRLRRAAGPRSFPSAPTQ
- a CDS encoding MGH1-like glycoside hydrolase domain-containing protein, whose product is MTDRPVLVPPAGLRGENLEVCYAAALHNLLDVNTISDGSTAYLRAGGGYSDPWTRDAAINSWHAASLLSPEVAKHTLLKVCTDGLVAQDNQWWDQIIWGIGARHHLLVTGDTAFAADAFRIAAASLDILRRDRFDASTGLYRGPSLMQDGIAGFPEPPYQPGNPSSFVLDHPGAAELRCLSTNAVYVGALGGLEQLAAEAGADPAPYAAQRAELVAAVNEQLWSDETGQYGYFLGPDGLDLHQETAGLALAVEFGIAGPERAAGLVADIHHEPFGVVNVWPHFPRFDADHPGRHNAICWPMVMGLWGYAAAKAGQAAEFGRTVDDLVRLFRSSGDELFELYNATTGEVDGGWQVGRRWESLPHQTWSATALLRLVHEGLFGLEFGTDGITVRPTVPTAYAGEWSLRSLRYRAATLDLTVRGEGTEVRSVHLNGRPQDAPHVPATLTGHHHLEVVVS
- a CDS encoding alpha-L-rhamnosidase-related protein → MPIHETADVHWLQLDDDPFTGDAAWPARWIRAAEGGDVAGFRLRVECAEATEAVVHVSADERYELWLDGDLVGRGPSRGEVGHWSFESYRLRLPAGGHWLAARVWSLGDDAPLAQLSLGDGPTFLLAAPGLDTGTADWQAAVLPGHGRRPKGDGYGCGARHVSDGRTYPWGWQTGTDSLDWQTATAGDPGRRSDPERDGDPGRGGWDAALPSGGVRRLVPARLPAPAQRWADGARVRHIAQHPAGEPTRDRVVDPADHLDGEGGDWQRLLDGTALVLPPGTCRRVLIDLDQYVCAYPVLDLDGGRDAEVRVHWQESLYETEPQAGKGHRDVVEGKLFGRPGLEEDGIGDLFIAGGGREQHSTLWWQSGRYVEVLVTTAAEPLTITGLRFRETHYPYEDRLGFTASDPRLAQVGALAFRTLQACSHETTMDCPYYEQLQYTGDTRLQCLIAYAATGDDALARQALRAFARSQQDDGLVLSRTPSRQSSPIPPFTLWWVAMVHDFALWRGDLAFVAELMPGVRAALDAHRRTVDDRGIFRALHGWNFTDWVPGWDAGCPPGIVQDGEVHADWPGPGHGVSAVLQLQLALVARQAADLETWTGKSGAEYAQLADQLLDAADEAFYDADRGLYADDLEHTAFSEHAQSLALLAGAKYGETAVRTMLHESLSRTTVYFDHYLFEALHRIGRTDVLLERLGLWYGLLDRGLRTVIEHPEPTRSDCHAWGAHPLYHYVATLLGVRPTAPGMTTVRVAPQLGGLDWAQASVPTPYGPLEVRAVSGGPTEVTAPPEITVIS